From Schaalia sp. ZJ405, one genomic window encodes:
- the ybeY gene encoding rRNA maturation RNase YbeY, whose product MTEVINETDFDIDGEEFAALAEYVLNAMHVATDVELNILFIDPEPMEDLHVRWLDLPGPTDVMSFPMDELRPGTPDHPTESGTLGDICICPQVAQKQAIDAGHSIVDEMLLLTTHGILHLLGYDHAEEEERAVMFALQRQLLLTFLASR is encoded by the coding sequence ATGACCGAGGTCATCAACGAAACAGACTTTGACATTGACGGCGAAGAGTTCGCGGCGCTCGCGGAATACGTCCTCAACGCGATGCATGTGGCAACAGATGTTGAACTCAATATCCTCTTCATTGATCCCGAACCGATGGAAGATCTCCACGTGCGTTGGCTTGACTTGCCGGGGCCAACGGATGTGATGAGTTTCCCTATGGACGAGCTGCGTCCCGGAACACCTGATCACCCCACGGAATCAGGAACCTTGGGTGACATCTGCATCTGCCCGCAGGTTGCGCAGAAACAGGCCATTGATGCCGGACATTCAATTGTTGACGAAATGCTTCTCCTGACAACGCATGGGATCCTCCACCTTCTGGGGTATGACCATGCGGAAGAGGAAGAACGCGCCGTGATGTTCGCGCTGCAACGTCAGCTCCTGTTGACATTCCTGGCATCGCGATGA
- a CDS encoding PhoH family protein: MSDPTIPTIVSIPADIDPIMVLGPQDQILRAIDKGFPRVDVHAIGRDIHLRGDHADVDVTAQLVRELVSLAKNGKALDAPAVEHAITLLTSTHDGLAPSEEILSVRGRSIRPKTPGQKAYAEAIDRSTIVFGIGPAGTGKTYLAMALAVQRLLSGQVRRIVLTRPAVEAGESLGFLPGTLTDKIDPYLRPLYDALRDMLDAEALPKLMAAGTIEVAPLAYMRGRTLNDSFIVLDEAQNTTTNQMKMFLTRLGFNSQIVVTGDISQVDLPGAQQSGLAVVHDILDDVDGVEFCYLTSADVVRHQIVGDIIDAYSRWDARNAQRRATRTLRSRSPRPRDVRSSRVHVSRSQEGS, translated from the coding sequence ATGAGTGACCCGACAATTCCGACTATCGTGTCGATTCCGGCAGATATCGACCCGATCATGGTTCTCGGCCCCCAGGACCAGATTCTCCGCGCAATCGACAAAGGCTTCCCCCGCGTGGATGTCCATGCGATTGGACGAGACATTCACCTGAGAGGCGATCACGCGGACGTGGATGTCACCGCGCAACTCGTGCGAGAACTGGTGTCCTTAGCCAAGAACGGAAAAGCACTGGACGCTCCTGCGGTTGAGCACGCGATTACGCTGCTGACCTCCACTCACGATGGTCTGGCTCCCAGCGAAGAGATCCTCAGCGTCCGCGGCCGATCCATTCGGCCAAAAACACCCGGACAGAAGGCCTATGCGGAAGCGATTGATCGTTCAACGATTGTCTTTGGTATCGGACCAGCTGGCACAGGGAAAACCTACCTCGCGATGGCACTTGCGGTTCAGCGACTACTGTCAGGCCAGGTCCGACGCATTGTCCTGACACGTCCGGCGGTTGAGGCCGGCGAAAGCCTCGGCTTCCTCCCAGGAACACTCACCGACAAGATCGACCCGTATCTGCGTCCCCTCTACGATGCTCTGCGCGACATGTTGGATGCCGAGGCGCTGCCAAAACTGATGGCCGCGGGAACAATTGAAGTAGCGCCCCTGGCGTACATGCGCGGGAGAACTCTCAACGATTCATTCATTGTGCTCGATGAGGCACAAAATACGACCACCAATCAGATGAAAATGTTCCTCACCCGCCTGGGATTCAACTCCCAGATCGTTGTCACGGGTGATATCTCGCAGGTTGATCTCCCCGGTGCCCAACAGTCAGGCCTCGCTGTGGTTCACGATATCCTCGATGACGTGGACGGCGTGGAATTCTGCTACCTCACCAGCGCCGACGTTGTTCGTCACCAGATCGTTGGTGACATCATCGACGCCTATTCCAGGTGGGATGCCCGCAACGCACAACGCCGGGCAACGCGGACACTCCGTTCCCGGTCGCCGCGCCCCCGCGATGTGCGGTCATCTCGTGTACACGTGTCTCGTTCCCAGGAGGGCTCATGA
- a CDS encoding ATP-dependent RNA helicase, translating to MRTLEELLASPPSLPVVEALDRVRACAIPGDATVISAPAGTGKTTLVPPLLAATLTRGRVIVTQPRRVAVRAAAKRIADLLGEPVGVTVGYAIRGETVTSAHTRIEMVTPGILLRRLHANPELPNVSAIMLDEFHERSLDTDLALAFLLDVRDTLREDLSLIVTSATLDEESIVDLLRSRIDTNVHTVNISAQTFPLDVSYMAPPRGAEPLGTVGSGRIGVQREFLAHVARVIESVASPGRDTEEEVGNPPSGNETIPRESGSGHAGDILVFLPGLREIDDVHGMLTAPGGIGTRGVDVVTLHGALSGPQQDAVLVPRSAKESGRRRVVLATSITETSLTVPGVSTVIDSGLSRQPRFDAARGVSRLVTVMASQASCHQRSGRAARLCPGRAIRLFDQVEWSRRPSHTLPEIAVVDLSDACLQSAVWGAPTLNDLSMLDAAPLGHLRAATDHLLSLGALESEVPPSPPTEPAVPADAPALSLTDGESVMLRTPRASGFTVTRLGRALASIALDPSLARALICAAPIIGIKAAAAHVCLIEESPRVADADLATYARRLFRSSHPGDRSLRERLRQSERRLRHQWSVAMSRGFIDEDERAHIPLANGDTRADHGRWSRDDALAFTVGLAHPEWIARRRPGSSSYVLANGLGAQLPELSPLEGSEWLAICALDRTGNSSHARIRLAVAIDQADALAVARPLERESTEVVLVNGRLKTKRTHALGAIELTTQETAGASGIDEAQALAVIVDALAADGLSRSLTWTQAATSLRHRMDALHRFVGAPWPDVSDEALLARAAEWLAPYMLHLREGSALSAVAAVDVLRSMLPWPQASHLDELAPESIVIPTGQSRTIDWTGDHPIVTLRVQQAFGWTQTPTVLGGRRPLVLHLTDPAGRPVAVTSDLASFWAGPYHDVRAQLRGRYPKHPWPEDPLTAQPTNRARKCPR from the coding sequence ATGCGCACTCTGGAGGAACTCCTCGCCTCACCCCCATCTCTGCCCGTTGTCGAAGCGCTTGACCGCGTGCGCGCCTGCGCGATTCCCGGGGATGCAACGGTCATTTCTGCTCCTGCGGGCACAGGGAAAACCACGCTGGTTCCCCCGCTCCTGGCCGCCACGTTGACAAGGGGGAGGGTCATTGTGACGCAGCCGCGACGCGTCGCCGTCCGTGCCGCCGCGAAACGCATCGCTGATCTCCTGGGGGAACCCGTTGGCGTCACTGTGGGGTACGCGATCCGCGGGGAGACGGTCACGAGCGCTCACACGCGCATTGAAATGGTCACCCCTGGGATTCTCCTGCGTCGCCTCCACGCCAACCCGGAGCTCCCCAATGTCAGTGCCATCATGCTTGATGAGTTCCACGAACGCAGCCTCGATACTGATCTTGCGCTTGCCTTCCTTCTGGACGTGCGCGACACCCTCCGTGAAGACCTCAGCCTCATCGTCACCTCCGCAACATTGGACGAGGAGAGCATCGTTGACCTTCTCCGGTCACGCATCGACACGAACGTCCACACCGTCAATATCTCAGCGCAGACATTTCCGCTCGACGTGTCGTATATGGCTCCACCTCGCGGAGCCGAACCCCTGGGGACCGTTGGCTCAGGTCGCATCGGAGTTCAACGGGAGTTCCTTGCCCACGTTGCCCGCGTCATTGAATCAGTTGCCTCCCCCGGTCGTGACACCGAAGAGGAAGTGGGAAATCCCCCAAGCGGCAACGAGACAATTCCCCGAGAGAGTGGCTCAGGCCATGCCGGTGACATTCTTGTGTTCTTGCCGGGGCTGCGCGAAATTGATGACGTCCACGGAATGTTAACGGCTCCCGGTGGCATTGGAACGCGAGGCGTTGACGTGGTGACCCTTCATGGCGCCTTGTCGGGCCCTCAGCAAGATGCCGTCCTCGTCCCCAGGTCAGCCAAGGAATCTGGCCGACGCCGCGTCGTTTTGGCCACGTCGATTACGGAAACATCACTGACGGTCCCGGGGGTGAGCACAGTCATTGATTCTGGCCTGTCCCGTCAGCCTCGATTCGACGCTGCACGCGGAGTTTCACGCCTCGTCACCGTGATGGCTTCGCAGGCAAGCTGTCATCAGCGCAGTGGCCGTGCAGCCCGACTCTGCCCTGGCAGAGCAATCCGTCTTTTCGACCAGGTGGAGTGGAGCCGCAGGCCCTCTCACACTCTCCCCGAAATCGCGGTGGTTGATCTGTCGGATGCGTGTCTACAGTCCGCGGTCTGGGGAGCACCCACTCTCAATGACCTGTCGATGCTTGATGCAGCTCCCCTTGGCCATCTGCGCGCCGCCACCGATCATCTCCTCAGCCTCGGTGCCCTTGAGTCCGAAGTCCCACCGTCACCGCCCACCGAGCCGGCAGTGCCAGCGGATGCACCAGCGTTGTCGTTGACGGACGGTGAATCTGTGATGCTTCGGACTCCGCGGGCCTCTGGCTTCACCGTGACGAGGCTGGGTCGCGCCCTCGCCTCCATTGCGCTTGACCCCTCGCTTGCTCGCGCACTCATCTGCGCCGCACCCATCATCGGTATCAAGGCCGCAGCAGCACACGTGTGCCTCATTGAGGAATCCCCACGCGTGGCCGATGCCGACCTCGCGACCTATGCGCGCCGCCTGTTTCGTTCCTCGCATCCTGGCGACCGATCGCTGAGGGAGCGCCTGAGGCAAAGCGAGCGTCGCCTGCGTCATCAATGGTCAGTGGCCATGTCCAGGGGATTCATTGACGAGGACGAGCGCGCTCACATCCCCTTGGCCAACGGTGACACGCGCGCAGACCACGGGAGGTGGAGTCGCGACGACGCCCTCGCATTCACCGTCGGACTGGCACATCCAGAATGGATTGCACGTCGACGCCCAGGGTCATCGTCTTATGTTCTGGCGAATGGGCTTGGTGCTCAGCTTCCAGAGCTCAGCCCACTTGAGGGGTCGGAATGGTTGGCGATTTGCGCTCTGGATCGCACGGGGAATTCCTCTCATGCACGGATTCGTTTGGCAGTTGCGATCGACCAGGCCGATGCATTAGCTGTGGCTCGTCCGCTCGAACGTGAGAGCACCGAAGTCGTCCTCGTCAATGGGCGTCTGAAAACGAAACGCACGCATGCGCTGGGAGCTATCGAGCTGACAACCCAAGAGACCGCCGGAGCCAGTGGAATTGACGAGGCCCAGGCGTTGGCTGTCATCGTTGATGCTTTAGCAGCCGATGGCCTCTCACGGTCGCTCACGTGGACTCAGGCGGCAACGTCGCTGCGTCACCGCATGGATGCGCTGCACCGGTTCGTTGGGGCTCCCTGGCCCGATGTCAGTGATGAGGCTCTGCTGGCCCGGGCCGCCGAATGGCTGGCCCCGTATATGCTCCATCTCCGCGAGGGCTCGGCGTTATCTGCCGTTGCCGCCGTCGATGTGCTTCGCAGCATGCTCCCCTGGCCGCAGGCGTCGCATCTTGACGAACTGGCACCCGAAAGCATTGTCATTCCCACCGGTCAGAGCCGAACAATTGACTGGACCGGTGACCATCCAATCGTCACTCTCCGAGTACAGCAGGCATTCGGATGGACACAAACTCCCACGGTTCTTGGGGGACGTCGTCCCCTGGTTCTTCATCTCACGGATCCCGCCGGCCGTCCCGTTGCCGTGACCAGCGACCTCGCGTCCTTTTGGGCCGGTCCCTACCATGACGTGCGCGCTCAGCTGCGTGGACGCTACCCGAAACATCCGTGGCCTGAAGATCCCCTGACTGCACAGCCAACGAACCGGGCACGCAAGTGCCCCCGGTGA
- a CDS encoding S8 family peptidase yields the protein MSNRTLRTRFAAGVALATGLAGPVVVLAPQTYAAPAANQAIVSADFVTDEGTPEAGVPRNYAVNLAPSASDAQFADAKARAQAKGGVILAEYPQLRSFFVQAANGGFAGELNNDYAGVGIPTTSIGPTRQAPVTGDEIVVPNASAAAIAEATGSSQAIDSQLDDFTPDPRDTLAWGLTAIGAIEAQKVDVPRESVTVAVLDTGIDATHEDLRDQVDVSKSVGCQVNGIANTAPSAWADDHYHGTHVAGTIAAAHNGVGVDGVAPDVTLAAVKTSNVDGLFYPEYVTCGFVWVAEHDIDVTNNSYYVDPWAFWLPNESSQAAGLEVVTRAVNYSEEHGVLNIAAEGNSNDDHDNPTTDDESPNDLGEGNAIAGRNVAGGIDIPSMLPNVVSVSAVALPSGGDPATAQLIRSYFSNYGVNSVQVAAPGSQIYSTLPTSMKSAWGNLSGTSMASPHVAGVAGLLKSIHPDFTPAQLKELLFKQAGYTYDRLAEPTDGKEYRGAGLVNALAAVLKDQPKPTIGELEYSTDSTTWKPVAGASISGTASFRVTVKGPVTSATLDLGDLGTFTATGDGSFDGSVTVASSAIDLSQAVASDAQEATVTASITALGRNNDPKADDDVNASATIAVVAPQPESPDPSEATLKTSDSTLKSQNVFTAGTQMTLSVSGAPAGAKIVFEIHSDPVILPAVRASDEGFARTTWNIPANFPLGEHTVYARIGDTVLKSTVTIVADEKPSTNESEHSADKDKDPADGKDKSQAQGKAGAKDKTTPKAADKAMHKGKKGKAVGKSTGQGSLARTGADTTYALLGAFALALVGAGATAMRSRSRSRTE from the coding sequence ATGAGCAACCGCACACTGAGGACGCGCTTTGCCGCCGGGGTTGCCCTCGCCACCGGCCTCGCAGGGCCGGTGGTCGTCCTCGCCCCTCAAACCTACGCCGCGCCCGCAGCGAACCAAGCGATCGTTTCTGCGGACTTCGTGACAGATGAAGGGACCCCGGAGGCCGGAGTCCCCCGAAACTACGCCGTTAACCTTGCTCCCAGTGCTTCCGACGCGCAATTTGCCGATGCGAAGGCACGCGCTCAAGCAAAGGGTGGCGTCATCCTGGCTGAATATCCGCAGCTACGTTCTTTCTTCGTTCAGGCAGCAAACGGCGGTTTCGCCGGTGAACTGAACAACGACTATGCCGGCGTTGGTATCCCCACCACGTCCATTGGTCCAACCCGTCAGGCCCCTGTGACCGGCGACGAGATTGTTGTTCCTAACGCCTCCGCAGCTGCGATAGCTGAAGCCACGGGATCAAGTCAAGCAATTGATTCTCAACTCGACGATTTCACTCCCGATCCTCGCGATACCCTTGCCTGGGGATTGACAGCCATTGGCGCAATCGAGGCACAGAAAGTCGACGTCCCCCGAGAATCGGTGACGGTTGCCGTGCTCGATACGGGGATCGATGCAACCCACGAGGACCTTCGTGACCAGGTTGACGTCTCAAAGTCAGTGGGCTGCCAAGTCAACGGTATTGCCAACACTGCTCCATCGGCGTGGGCTGATGACCACTACCACGGCACTCACGTTGCGGGAACAATTGCCGCGGCGCACAACGGAGTCGGCGTTGACGGGGTTGCCCCTGATGTCACTCTTGCGGCCGTGAAAACCTCGAATGTTGATGGCCTGTTCTATCCCGAATACGTCACCTGTGGTTTCGTGTGGGTTGCCGAACATGACATTGATGTGACGAACAATTCCTACTACGTCGATCCGTGGGCTTTCTGGCTGCCTAATGAGTCGTCGCAGGCTGCGGGCCTTGAGGTCGTGACTCGTGCGGTGAACTATTCTGAAGAACACGGCGTCCTTAACATCGCTGCCGAGGGCAATTCCAATGATGATCACGACAACCCGACAACCGATGATGAGTCCCCCAATGATTTGGGTGAAGGCAACGCAATTGCCGGGCGTAACGTTGCTGGTGGTATCGATATTCCCTCGATGCTTCCCAATGTTGTTTCGGTCTCCGCAGTGGCACTTCCGAGCGGAGGGGATCCCGCGACTGCTCAACTGATTCGGTCGTACTTTTCTAATTACGGTGTGAATTCTGTGCAGGTTGCGGCTCCTGGATCGCAGATCTATTCGACGCTGCCCACCAGCATGAAATCGGCGTGGGGGAACCTGTCGGGAACCTCGATGGCTTCCCCGCACGTTGCCGGTGTTGCCGGATTGCTCAAGTCAATTCACCCAGATTTCACGCCGGCTCAGCTCAAAGAGCTGCTGTTTAAGCAGGCGGGCTACACCTATGATCGTCTGGCGGAACCAACCGATGGTAAGGAATATCGGGGTGCTGGTTTGGTCAACGCCCTCGCCGCTGTTCTGAAAGATCAACCCAAACCCACCATCGGAGAACTTGAATACTCAACCGACTCCACCACGTGGAAGCCCGTTGCCGGGGCGTCGATCTCTGGAACAGCATCCTTCCGCGTCACCGTTAAAGGCCCCGTGACCTCGGCAACTCTTGACCTGGGTGACCTGGGAACATTCACGGCCACAGGAGACGGAAGTTTCGATGGTTCCGTGACCGTTGCATCCTCGGCGATTGACCTTTCACAGGCCGTGGCCTCGGATGCACAGGAAGCAACAGTCACCGCATCAATCACTGCCCTGGGACGCAACAATGACCCCAAGGCTGATGACGATGTGAACGCGTCCGCCACGATTGCAGTCGTTGCGCCGCAGCCGGAATCTCCCGACCCGTCCGAAGCCACGCTGAAGACCTCGGATTCTACGCTGAAAAGCCAGAATGTTTTCACCGCAGGTACCCAGATGACGCTCAGCGTTTCCGGAGCACCCGCGGGAGCGAAGATTGTCTTCGAGATTCATTCCGATCCCGTGATTCTGCCCGCTGTTCGGGCATCGGATGAGGGATTCGCTCGGACCACGTGGAATATTCCTGCGAACTTCCCACTGGGTGAGCACACCGTGTACGCCCGGATTGGCGACACAGTTCTCAAGTCCACCGTGACAATTGTGGCTGACGAAAAGCCGTCGACAAACGAGTCCGAACACAGCGCTGACAAGGACAAAGACCCAGCTGACGGCAAGGACAAGTCTCAGGCTCAGGGCAAAGCCGGAGCCAAAGACAAGACCACGCCCAAGGCCGCAGACAAGGCGATGCATAAGGGCAAGAAGGGCAAGGCTGTTGGCAAGTCAACAGGCCAGGGATCCCTTGCTCGCACCGGCGCCGATACGACCTATGCTCTGCTTGGGGCCTTCGCCCTCGCTCTTGTCGGCGCAGGAGCCACCGCCATGCGGTCACGCTCGCGCTCACGCACCGAGTGA
- the lysA gene encoding diaminopimelate decarboxylase, whose translation MSHATSPEEHGAEEMNRPESEDSQLGTDTRDNATVDGHAESAESTAFFDPPRCPEPAERPDVWPWSAKRRDDGTLEIGGVALTDIALTHGTPVFVLDTEDLAGRARVWASVMNEEFWDGYGMAGGDAYYAGKAFLSAEVAREVVAQGMGIDTASLGELTLALRAGVEPSLIGLHGNNKSDEEIRLALEAKIHRVFIDSMDEVEQVERIASECGCIAPVMVRVKCGIHAGGNEYIATAHEDQKFGVSIADGQAMDVIRRVRDSEHLNFLGVHSHIGSQIHGAAAFLEAARIVMKFVASIRDDLGVATGAVDLGGGVGIAYTGEDPRPLRPIDLARPLAHVIRQECQQWGLPIPHVSVEPGRSIAGPAMVTLYRVGVIKDVTLPDGGVRRYVAVDGGMSDNIRPALYGARYVAALANRRPTDDWVRGRIVGKHCESGDIIIDELRVPADLRSGDLLAVPATGAYGYSMASNYNMLTKPGVLAVSGGDAHWMIRPQTIDDLIAYDQGLTEK comes from the coding sequence GTGTCGCACGCGACTTCGCCGGAAGAACACGGCGCCGAAGAGATGAATCGGCCCGAGAGTGAGGACTCCCAGTTGGGCACCGATACTCGCGACAATGCGACCGTGGATGGTCATGCCGAATCCGCAGAATCCACCGCGTTTTTCGACCCTCCGCGCTGCCCGGAGCCTGCGGAGCGTCCCGATGTGTGGCCGTGGAGTGCGAAGCGTCGCGACGACGGCACCCTTGAAATCGGGGGAGTTGCGCTGACGGACATTGCGCTAACGCATGGGACTCCGGTGTTCGTCCTCGACACTGAGGACCTTGCTGGTCGGGCACGCGTATGGGCCTCCGTGATGAACGAGGAATTCTGGGACGGCTATGGAATGGCCGGTGGAGATGCGTACTACGCCGGCAAAGCGTTCCTCAGCGCCGAAGTTGCGCGCGAGGTCGTTGCTCAGGGAATGGGAATCGACACGGCCTCGCTCGGGGAACTCACTCTTGCGCTTCGGGCGGGCGTGGAGCCTTCCCTCATTGGGCTGCACGGAAACAACAAGTCCGACGAGGAGATTCGCCTGGCTCTTGAGGCGAAGATTCATCGCGTGTTCATTGATTCAATGGACGAGGTCGAGCAGGTTGAACGGATTGCCTCCGAATGCGGATGCATTGCCCCCGTTATGGTTCGCGTCAAATGTGGAATCCACGCGGGTGGGAATGAGTACATCGCCACCGCCCACGAGGATCAGAAGTTCGGAGTCTCCATTGCCGATGGTCAGGCGATGGACGTGATTCGCCGAGTCCGCGACAGCGAACACCTGAATTTCCTGGGGGTGCATTCGCATATTGGTTCGCAGATTCATGGTGCGGCAGCTTTCCTTGAAGCGGCGCGTATTGTCATGAAGTTTGTTGCTTCGATCCGCGATGACCTGGGTGTTGCAACCGGCGCTGTTGATCTGGGTGGCGGCGTGGGGATTGCCTACACGGGTGAAGATCCTCGTCCTTTGCGTCCGATTGATCTTGCGCGTCCGCTTGCGCATGTTATTCGTCAGGAATGTCAGCAGTGGGGACTCCCGATCCCGCATGTGTCCGTTGAGCCTGGCCGTTCGATCGCGGGCCCGGCAATGGTCACGCTGTATCGCGTTGGGGTTATTAAAGATGTGACTTTGCCCGATGGCGGGGTGCGTCGCTATGTGGCTGTTGACGGGGGAATGTCTGACAACATTCGTCCCGCTCTCTACGGGGCACGCTATGTTGCGGCCCTTGCTAATCGACGGCCCACGGATGATTGGGTCCGAGGACGAATTGTTGGGAAACACTGCGAAAGCGGTGACATCATCATTGATGAACTGCGTGTGCCCGCTGACCTGCGTTCGGGGGATCTCCTTGCGGTTCCTGCAACGGGGGCGTACGGCTATTCGATGGCCTCGAACTACAACATGTTGACGAAACCCGGGGTGCTCGCGGTGTCGGGAGGAGATGCTCACTGGATGATTCGTCCTCAGACAATTGACGATCTCATTGCCTACGATCAAGGGCTTACTGAAAAATAG
- the argS gene encoding arginine--tRNA ligase: MTPEELANVIRHALISAASEQTISLNEADIPQVVKVERPRNRDHGDWATNVAMQLAKKAGMAPRDFAQVLAGMLVEHDGIDSVDIAGPGFINIRLGAASAGQLAQTIVDEGASYGMNQTMAGTHINLEYVSANPTGPVHLGGARWAAVGDSLARLMVASGAQVTREYYFNDHGSQIDRFSRSLYARAMGQEAPEDGYGGQYIAEIADQVRADAAQAGDADPVTLPEEDAVEVFRARGVELMFAQIKERLHDFRSDFDVFFHEDSLHESGAVSRAIERLRERGEVFDEDGAVWLRTTTYGDDKDRVLIKSDGQAAYFAGDVAYYLDKRQRGADVAIYLLGADHHGYIGRMMAMCEAFGDTPGDNMQILIGQMVNLVKNGQPVRMSKRAGTIVTLDDLVEAVGVDAARYSLVRVSMDSNVDIDLDLLTQHTNENPVYYVQYAHARTRNVARNAAEHGVRREDGFDPSQLNTSADAELLGALAQFPAQIAQAAQLREPHRVARYLESLAATYHAWYGVNRVTPRGDDPVDAGHVARLWLNDAVTQVLATGLGLLGVAAPERM; this comes from the coding sequence ATGACTCCAGAAGAACTTGCCAATGTCATTCGCCACGCGCTCATCAGTGCCGCGTCGGAGCAGACAATTTCGCTCAACGAGGCAGATATTCCTCAGGTCGTGAAGGTCGAGCGTCCTCGTAACCGCGACCACGGTGACTGGGCAACGAATGTTGCGATGCAACTGGCGAAGAAAGCTGGCATGGCGCCGCGAGACTTTGCCCAAGTTCTTGCGGGAATGCTTGTAGAGCACGACGGTATTGACTCGGTGGACATTGCCGGCCCCGGCTTCATTAACATCCGTCTTGGAGCCGCATCTGCTGGACAGTTGGCGCAGACCATCGTTGACGAGGGAGCGTCCTACGGGATGAATCAGACGATGGCTGGCACGCACATCAACCTCGAATACGTGTCTGCGAACCCGACGGGACCTGTGCATCTGGGAGGAGCTCGATGGGCAGCCGTAGGGGATTCTCTGGCGCGTCTCATGGTTGCCTCCGGCGCTCAAGTGACGCGTGAGTACTACTTCAACGATCACGGCTCACAAATCGATCGTTTCTCCCGGTCCCTGTACGCCCGTGCAATGGGCCAGGAAGCACCCGAAGACGGCTACGGCGGCCAATACATCGCCGAGATCGCCGACCAGGTGCGCGCCGATGCCGCCCAAGCAGGTGACGCCGACCCGGTGACGCTGCCCGAAGAAGACGCTGTTGAGGTTTTCCGGGCGCGTGGCGTGGAGCTGATGTTCGCCCAAATTAAAGAGCGACTGCATGACTTCCGCTCCGATTTCGATGTTTTCTTCCACGAAGACTCCCTCCACGAATCCGGAGCGGTTTCCCGAGCGATCGAGCGCCTGCGCGAGCGCGGCGAAGTCTTTGACGAGGACGGGGCCGTGTGGCTGAGGACCACGACCTACGGGGATGACAAAGACCGTGTGCTCATCAAGTCCGACGGCCAGGCCGCCTACTTCGCCGGAGACGTTGCCTACTACTTAGACAAACGCCAACGCGGAGCTGACGTCGCAATCTACCTGCTGGGAGCGGATCACCACGGGTACATCGGACGCATGATGGCGATGTGCGAGGCCTTTGGAGACACGCCGGGCGACAACATGCAGATTCTCATTGGACAGATGGTGAATCTGGTGAAGAACGGGCAGCCGGTACGCATGTCCAAGCGAGCGGGCACAATCGTCACCCTTGATGATCTCGTTGAGGCTGTTGGGGTTGACGCGGCGCGTTACTCCCTCGTGCGCGTCTCGATGGATTCCAACGTGGATATCGATCTGGATCTGCTGACCCAGCACACGAACGAAAATCCCGTGTACTACGTCCAGTACGCGCATGCACGTACCCGCAACGTCGCCCGGAATGCCGCTGAGCACGGTGTGCGACGCGAGGACGGCTTTGACCCTTCGCAGCTCAACACCTCAGCAGATGCTGAGCTTCTGGGGGCACTCGCTCAGTTCCCCGCGCAGATCGCTCAGGCCGCGCAGCTGCGCGAACCCCACCGTGTTGCACGCTATCTTGAGTCGCTCGCCGCCACCTACCACGCGTGGTACGGGGTCAACCGCGTGACGCCACGTGGCGATGATCCCGTTGACGCCGGCCATGTGGCTCGCCTCTGGCTCAACGATGCAGTGACGCAGGTTCTTGCCACTGGCCTCGGGCTCCTGGGAGTGGCTGCACCCGAAAGGATGTGA